The proteins below come from a single Candidatus Aminicenantes bacterium genomic window:
- a CDS encoding ABC transporter ATP-binding protein, with amino-acid sequence MSEHLEFRGVSKRFGAIQAVDDVSLEIHKGEFFSLLGPSGCGKTTMLRIAAGFEQPDQGRVFLDGQDITDLPPNRRRVNTIFQSYALFPHLTVRDNIAFGLTIAKRPAAEIGREVAAMLKLIQMEDQAGKKPDQLSGGQKQRVAVARALINKPAVLLLDEPLAALDLKLRQRMLIELDMIHDEVGITFLYVTHDQGEAMSLSDRIAVMDQGRIEQIGTPAEIYESPRTSFVAAFIGDTNFLEGEVTGVEGDYCTVRVVGFPEVSCFNDKGLRPGNLVYLSIRPEKIQISRDKPLLDGRQYNILPARVEDVIYLGSTTKYGVRAEGHRVQVMRQHFRFFLDDKPIRWKDDAWIWWHSDDAFMLERYSRGDEKMVGLPPEKVGETE; translated from the coding sequence TTGAGCGAACACCTTGAGTTCCGGGGCGTGTCCAAGCGCTTCGGCGCCATTCAGGCCGTCGACGACGTTTCCCTCGAGATCCACAAGGGCGAGTTCTTCTCCCTGCTCGGCCCCAGCGGCTGCGGCAAGACGACCATGCTGCGGATCGCAGCCGGGTTCGAACAGCCCGACCAAGGCCGGGTCTTCCTGGACGGCCAGGACATCACCGATCTCCCCCCCAACCGGCGCCGGGTCAACACCATCTTCCAAAGCTACGCCCTTTTCCCGCACCTGACCGTCCGCGACAACATCGCCTTCGGGCTGACCATCGCCAAGCGGCCGGCGGCCGAGATCGGGCGCGAAGTCGCGGCCATGCTCAAGCTGATCCAGATGGAGGACCAGGCGGGGAAAAAGCCGGACCAGCTCTCCGGCGGCCAGAAACAGCGGGTGGCCGTGGCCCGGGCCCTGATCAACAAGCCGGCCGTCCTCCTGCTCGACGAGCCGCTGGCCGCCCTCGACCTCAAGCTTCGGCAGCGGATGCTGATCGAGCTGGACATGATCCACGACGAGGTCGGGATCACCTTCCTCTATGTCACCCACGACCAGGGCGAGGCCATGAGCCTGAGCGACCGCATCGCGGTCATGGACCAGGGCCGGATCGAACAGATCGGCACCCCGGCCGAGATCTATGAATCCCCCCGGACGAGCTTCGTGGCCGCCTTCATCGGCGACACGAACTTTCTGGAGGGCGAGGTGACGGGCGTCGAGGGCGATTACTGCACCGTCCGGGTGGTCGGCTTTCCCGAAGTGTCCTGTTTCAACGACAAGGGCCTGCGCCCGGGCAATCTCGTCTATCTCAGCATTCGGCCCGAGAAGATCCAGATCTCGCGCGACAAGCCTCTCCTGGACGGGCGGCAATACAACATCCTCCCGGCCCGGGTCGAGGACGTCATCTACCTCGGATCGACGACCAAGTACGGCGTCCGGGCCGAGGGCCATCGCGTCCAGGTCATGCGCCAGCACTTCCGGTTCTTCCTGGACGACAAACCGATCCGCTGGAAGGACGACGCCTGGATCTGGTGGCACAGCGACGACGCGTTCATGCTGGAGCGATACAGCCGGGGCGATGAGAAGATGGTCGGTCTGCCTCCCGAGAAAGTCGGCGAGACCGAGTAG
- a CDS encoding site-2 protease family protein, protein MNPVEIAIQLFVVLFAITIHEASHGWAAKKMGDTTAYDLGRVSLNPLAHIDPVGTILLPLMLVLVGAPAFGWAKPVPVNPYRLRNPRRDNLIISAFGPLSNIIAGTIALLLLLVLKFAVPSVRLFLQSPNLARAILPKGFYPLEGLAIILFFAVFINYYFAVFNLIPIPPLDGSGIVMGLLSERGAARYERIRPYGFFILIALLYLNVLSFITLPIQILISLLLR, encoded by the coding sequence ATGAATCCGGTCGAGATCGCCATCCAATTATTCGTCGTCCTCTTTGCCATCACCATCCATGAAGCCTCGCACGGGTGGGCGGCCAAGAAGATGGGCGACACGACCGCCTATGACCTGGGCCGGGTCAGCCTCAACCCGCTGGCCCACATCGACCCGGTGGGGACCATCCTGCTGCCCCTGATGCTGGTCTTGGTGGGCGCCCCGGCCTTCGGTTGGGCCAAGCCGGTGCCGGTCAACCCCTACCGCCTGCGCAACCCGCGGCGCGACAACCTGATCATCTCCGCCTTCGGACCGTTGTCCAACATCATCGCCGGCACGATCGCGCTGCTGCTGCTCCTGGTCCTGAAATTTGCGGTTCCGAGCGTGCGCCTCTTCCTCCAGAGCCCCAACCTGGCTCGGGCCATTCTCCCCAAGGGCTTCTATCCGCTCGAGGGCTTGGCCATCATCCTCTTCTTCGCGGTGTTCATCAATTACTACTTCGCGGTCTTCAACCTGATCCCTATTCCTCCGCTCGACGGCAGCGGAATCGTCATGGGGCTGCTGTCCGAGCGCGGCGCGGCCCGCTACGAGCGCATTCGTCCCTACGGGTTCTTCATCCTCATCGCCCTTCTTTACCTCAATGTCCTGAGCTTCATCACGCTCCCCATCCAAATCCTGATCAGCCTGCTCCTCCGATGA